The sequence CGGCACGGTGCCAAAGCGTGCGGGGCCTTCCTCGTCACCGGTGATGATGAAGCTGAGTGTGCCCGCTTCTGCCGGAATGTCCGCCACCGCTGCGACCATCGAGGCAATCGAGCCCTTCATGTCGACCGCGCCGCGCCCATAGAGCAACTCGCCCCGGCGCTCGGCCTTGAATGGGCCGGACGTCCAGCCCTCGCCCGGTGGCACCACGTCGAGATGCCCAGCGAATGCGAAATGGCGCGACCCTTCAGGGCCTTGGCGGATGGCGAACATGTTTTCGACCGGACCGTCAGGCGCTTCACCGGCAACGAAGCGGTGAATGGTGAAGCCAAATGGTTCGAGCATCGCGGCAAGGCAATCGAACACTTCGCCGGTTGCGGGCGTCACGCTCGCGCAGTCGATCAGCTGTTCGGCAAGGGTGACGGGATCGAGCGAAATCACGCAGCTGGCTCCTCGAACTGCTGGATCACCCAGTCTTCGGCTTCGGCGGCCTCGGTCCAGGCCTGCATCCAGTCGTGCGTCCACACGGCGTCCATGTAGGTCAGCGCGAAGCCGGGGACGGGCACGCCGTAAGTCATGAAGCGCGAAATCACCGGGGCATAGAACACGTCGGCAGCGCCGAACGTGCCGAACAGGAACGGTCCGCCCTTGCCGAAGCGTGCGCGTGCCTCGGCCCAGAGCGTGAGGATGCGGACGATGTCGGCGCGGACTTCGGGCGTGATCTCCACGCCTTCCACGCGCTTGCGCATGTTCATCGGCATCGCACGGCGCAGCGGCAGATAGCTCGAGTGCATTTCGGCGACCATCGAGCGGGCCATGGCGCGGGCGACATCGTCCTTCGGCCAGAAACGGTCACGCCCGACCTTGTCGGCAAGGTAATCGACGATGGCGAGGCTGTCCCACACCACCGCTTCGCCGTCCCACAGGATCGGCACTTTGCCTGATGATGGCGCAAGGTCGTCGCCCTTGCGCATCGCGTCCCACTCCTCGCCATAGAGCGGGACCTTGATTTCCTC is a genomic window of Novosphingobium sp. MMS21-SN21R containing:
- a CDS encoding glutathione S-transferase family protein — protein: MKLIIGNKNYSSWSLRGWLAAKQSGLAFEEIKVPLYGEEWDAMRKGDDLAPSSGKVPILWDGEAVVWDSLAIVDYLADKVGRDRFWPKDDVARAMARSMVAEMHSSYLPLRRAMPMNMRKRVEGVEITPEVRADIVRILTLWAEARARFGKGGPFLFGTFGAADVFYAPVISRFMTYGVPVPGFALTYMDAVWTHDWMQAWTEAAEAEDWVIQQFEEPAA